The Methanomethylovorans hollandica DSM 15978 genome includes a region encoding these proteins:
- the eif1A gene encoding translation initiation factor eIF-1A has product MANYRSNNRKKNAQNKSTVPEQVTKVRTPRQRDNEVFATVSSLLGANRVRLQCMDGIIRMGRIPGSKKKSMWVREGDLVIATPWEVQDSKADVIWRYTRPQVDWLSRKGYLK; this is encoded by the coding sequence TTGGCAAATTATAGAAGCAATAATCGCAAGAAGAATGCACAAAATAAAAGTACCGTCCCTGAACAGGTAACAAAAGTCCGTACCCCTCGCCAAAGAGATAATGAAGTATTTGCTACGGTATCCAGTCTGCTTGGTGCTAATCGCGTGAGATTACAGTGCATGGATGGTATTATACGTATGGGCAGGATTCCCGGATCCAAGAAAAAAAGTATGTGGGTAAGAGAAGGCGATCTGGTCATTGCTACCCCCTGGGAAGTACAGGATTCAAAAGCCGATGTAATCTGGAGATATACCAGACCGCAGGTAGACTGGCTTTCACGTAAGGGCTACCTTAAATAA